The Cellulosimicrobium sp. ES-005 genome segment CTCACGGCCGAGGTCCTCGCGACGGCCTGGCGGCGCCGCGAGGACGTGCCCGACGGCGCCGAGCTCCCGTGGCTCTACCGCACCGCGGGCTTCGTCCTGGCCAACCACCGGCGCAAGGCGCGGGCGGTGCCGGTGGCCGAGGTGCCCGACCGGGGCGACGAGGGCGCGGACGTCGAGCACGTCGTCGTGCAGGACGACGAGGTGCGGCGCGCCCTGGGCGCGCTGTCGGTCCGCGACCGGCGCATCCTCCTCCTGCACGCCTGGGAGGGCCTGGGCGGCGACGGCCTGGCGGCGGTCCTCGGCACGTCGCGCGGGGGAGCCGACGCGGCGCTCTCGCGGGCGCGGGCGCGGCTGCGCACCGCGTGGGCGGAGCAGTCGGCCCTCGCGCAAGAGTCGGGCGCCTGAGCACACATCACGGGTAGACCCGACCGGCCGCGCCCCCGCGGCGCGGACCCGCAGTACCTGGAGGGCGACATGACCAGCCACACCCCCGACCAGCCCGACGACGTCGACCTGGAGCGCCTGCGCGCCGCCGACCCGGCGGCGAGCGCCGCACCGGACACCGGCGCCCTGGAGGCCGCGGTCCGCGACCGCGTCCCCGAGGCGTTCGGCGACCGCTCGGCGGTGACCGGCGAGCCGCTGTCCGGGCCGAACGGCCCGACGGCGACGCTCGTCGACGAGCTCGCCGAGCGCCGTGCGCGACGCCTGCGTCGGCGGGCCCCGCTCCAGGTCGCCGCGGTGGTGGCGGGGGCGCTCGTCATCGGGGCGGGCGGCTACGCGCTCGGTGCCGGAGCGGTGGGAGCGTCGCCCGCGGGGGACTCGGCCGTGGAGTCGACGGCGCTCGCGCCGCTCCGGCTGGGGGGCGCGGGCGCGGCCCAGGAGGAGTCGGGCCTCGTTCCCGACGCCGCCGCGTCGGGGCAGGCGTTCTCGTCCGACGCACGGGCCTCGGCGGACATGGCCTACCCCGGCGCCTGGGGCGGGCGCACGGTGTTCCACCAGGACGGCCTCTCGACGCAGGGGACGAGCGCGGACGCATGGGCGTACGACGCCGCGGGCGTGTTCTCGCAGGAGACCGCACGGCGCGTCGCGGACGTCCTCGGCGTCTCGGGCGAGGTGCGCGAGGAGTACGGCTCCTACGTCGTGGGGTCGGCGGACTGGACGGGGCCGACCGTCTCGCTGCAGCCCGACGGCCTCGCGAGCGTGAGCTACAACGACCCGACGAAGGACCCGTGGGGCTGCGTGGCCGTCACGCCGCTGCCGGCCGACGGTGCGGACGAGCCGGACGGCCCGTCCGCCGAGCCGGGCGCGTGCGAGGAGCGGGACCACGGTGCGCCGCCGAGCGGTGCGGACGCGGTCGAGCGGTTGCGCGACCTGCTCGGGACGCTCGGCCTGGACCCGGCGGGGTACGAGGTCGTCGCGGAGGAGCAGCCCGCCGACCAGGGCGCGCCGCGGGCGACCACCGCGACCGCGTACGAGGTCGTCGAGGGGCGGCGCACGGGGACGCAGTGGAGCGCGACGTACTCCGGGGACGGCCTCGCGTCCCTCTACGGGAGCCTGGCGCCGCGCGTCGCGATCGGCGCGTACGACGTGGTGAGCCCGGCGGAGGCCGTGGACCGCCTGGGCGACCCGCGGTTCGGCGGGGGAGGCATGATCGCCTTCGCGCGGGAGGACGGCACCGCGCAGGCCGTGCCCGAGATCGCGCCCGCCGAGCCGGAGGCGCCGACCGTGCCGCCCACGGTCGGCGAGGGCGCCCGGTTCGCGTGGCCCGTCACGGACGTGACGATCACGGACGCGCGCCTGGGGCACGCGGTGCAGTACCAGCCCGACGGCGCGGCGGTGCTCCTGCCCGCCTACGAGCTCTCCGACGCCGACGGCAACGTGTGGTCCGTCGTGGCCGTCGTGGACGACCGGCTCGACTTCTCTCCCGCGGGCTGAGCCCACCTCGCCGGGGACGACCCGGCGGCCGGTGTCCGCGCGATGCCGACCGTCGGGTCGTCCCCGGCGTGCGCTTTTGCATCGTGCAAGCGTCGTGCTCCGCGAAAGTAGGCACGCTTTTGATTGACCCTCGACAAAAGTGTGGCTAGGGTCGCAGCAGACCAGGCGCCCACCGGGTCGGAGAGCGGTCACACGCCCTCACCCGGGCGTGCGGTCCGACGATGGCAGGGAGGCCATCGTCGTCGTGCTCGGCGGCGCTCCGGCGTCCGCCGACGGGAACGGGAGCAACGATGCACCACTTCGCTTCTGACGGCTCGTCAGACCGCCCTGCTCCGGACGCGCGCACGGGGCTCTGGCTCGTCGGCGCCCGCGGCTCCGTCGCGACCACCGCGGCCCTCGGCCTCGCCGCCATCGCGGACGGGCGTGCCGCGCCCACGGGGTGCGTCACGGTCTCCGAGCCCTTCGCGTCGGCGCCGCTCCCGTCGTTCGGCGACCTCGTCGTCGGCGGCCACGACATCTCCGACGTCTCGATGGTCAAGCGCGCCGAGCTGCTCGTCGAGGCCGGGATGATCGCGCCGCGCCTGCTCACCGCGGCGCACGCCGCGCTGGAGCGGGCCGACGCCGAGGTCCGGCCCGGCTACTCCGCCCACCCCGCCGAGGGGGTCCCGCGCGAGTCCCAGCAGGCCGCCGCGGAGCGCCTGGCCGCGGACATCGTCGACTTCCGCGAGCGCCACGGCCTCGCCCGCGTCGTCGTGGTCGACCTCGTGTCGACCGAGCCGCTGCCCGAGCCGGCCCCCGAGCTCTCCGACCGGGAGCTCCTGCGCGTCGCGCTCGCGGACCCGGAGCGCGCCGTGCTCCCGCCGAGCTCCGTGACCGCGTACGCGGCCCTGCTCGCGGGCGCCCCGTTCGCGGAGTTCACGCCGTCGGCGAGCATGCACCTGCCGGTGCTCCTCGAGCTCGCCGCCGAGCGCGGCGTCCCGGTCGCGGGCCAGGACGGCAAGACCGGCCAGACGTGGCTGCGCACGATCCTGGCGCCCGCCTTCGCGGCGCGCGGCCTGCGTGTCCTGTCCTGGGCCGGCGCCAACCTGCTCGGCGGCGGCGACGGCGCCACCCTGGCCGACCCCGAGGCCGTGCAGAGCAAGCTCGTCTCCAAGTCGCGCGGACTGCAGGACCTCACGGGCAGCCAGGTCACGCCGCTGCACATCGACAACGTGCCGGACCTCGGCGACATCAAGGTCGCGTGGGACCACGTGCACGTCGAGGGCTTCCTCGGCTCGCGCCTCACGCTGCAGACCACGTGGTCCGCCTACGACTCGATGCTCGCCGCGCCGCTCGTGCTCGACCTCGCGCGCCTGCTCGCGCTCGCCGACGCCGCGGGGTACGCGGGACCGGTCGCGGAGCTCGGGTTCTTCTTCAAGGACCCGTGGGCGAGCGACGTGCACGACTTCGCGGCGCAGACCGTCGCGCTCGCGGACTGGGTCCGCGAGGCGGCTGCTCGCGTCGGCGCCGCACCGGCCGACCGGCCGTGACCGGCTC includes the following:
- a CDS encoding sigma-70 family RNA polymerase sigma factor produces the protein MTTDEAADAAVHDEAWFAALFAAHATPLYRYFRRRLPSAAGSVGPDADDLTAEVLATAWRRREDVPDGAELPWLYRTAGFVLANHRRKARAVPVAEVPDRGDEGADVEHVVVQDDEVRRALGALSVRDRRILLLHAWEGLGGDGLAAVLGTSRGGADAALSRARARLRTAWAEQSALAQESGA
- a CDS encoding inositol-3-phosphate synthase translates to MHHFASDGSSDRPAPDARTGLWLVGARGSVATTAALGLAAIADGRAAPTGCVTVSEPFASAPLPSFGDLVVGGHDISDVSMVKRAELLVEAGMIAPRLLTAAHAALERADAEVRPGYSAHPAEGVPRESQQAAAERLAADIVDFRERHGLARVVVVDLVSTEPLPEPAPELSDRELLRVALADPERAVLPPSSVTAYAALLAGAPFAEFTPSASMHLPVLLELAAERGVPVAGQDGKTGQTWLRTILAPAFAARGLRVLSWAGANLLGGGDGATLADPEAVQSKLVSKSRGLQDLTGSQVTPLHIDNVPDLGDIKVAWDHVHVEGFLGSRLTLQTTWSAYDSMLAAPLVLDLARLLALADAAGYAGPVAELGFFFKDPWASDVHDFAAQTVALADWVREAAARVGAAPADRP